Proteins from one Oscillatoria sp. FACHB-1407 genomic window:
- a CDS encoding type IV pilus modification PilV family protein, with protein MAVRRSSPNQSLSILGLLLAARRGRSSSEDGLSLLECLMAIAVIMLTAALITPPLFIATATRVQNRRAEQALQLAQGEIDRLRVLVSQGQNTPGRLPAAVGTATNPAAPSGLSNQLRSINSSCNTYNDEQIPATSALRVDVDGDCQFDFLMQVFRTDGSLPASEDPTNNPAALQRRTDFVVGVRVYSFLAQNNLGSLETQQASLRLTSGQGSQRRRPLAVLYSRMNWSDQSFNLCQIHRNQGQANCR; from the coding sequence ATGGCAGTACGTCGTTCTTCTCCAAACCAATCACTGAGTATCCTGGGTCTACTACTAGCAGCACGGCGTGGACGGTCTTCTTCTGAGGACGGGTTGAGTCTGCTGGAATGTTTGATGGCGATCGCCGTCATCATGCTAACAGCCGCTCTAATTACCCCACCGCTGTTTATTGCAACGGCGACACGGGTACAAAACCGTCGGGCTGAGCAAGCCCTACAACTCGCACAAGGGGAGATCGATCGCCTGCGAGTCCTGGTGTCTCAGGGGCAAAATACACCCGGTCGGCTTCCAGCAGCAGTCGGTACAGCAACCAATCCGGCTGCACCAAGTGGGCTTTCTAACCAGCTCAGATCGATTAATTCATCTTGTAACACCTACAACGATGAACAAATTCCTGCGACATCGGCTCTGCGAGTTGACGTAGATGGGGATTGTCAGTTTGATTTCCTGATGCAAGTGTTCCGTACCGATGGATCGCTTCCGGCATCTGAAGACCCGACCAATAACCCTGCGGCTCTGCAACGTCGGACTGACTTTGTCGTGGGCGTGAGAGTGTACTCCTTCCTGGCACAAAACAACTTGGGTTCTCTGGAAACCCAACAAGCATCTCTACGGCTGACCAGTGGTCAGGGCAGCCAACGTCGTCGCCCTCTGGCTGTGCTTTACTCACGAATGAATTGGAGCGATCAGAGCTTCAATCTTTGTCAGATTCACAGAAACCAGGGACAGGCTAACTGTCGATAG
- the hpsA gene encoding hormogonium polysaccharide biosynthesis protein HpsA, which translates to MSTRKLTRAVQELIQQINTSTKSLSKGVVLWLLRSLLVIGRQPLLTKSGFVLPTTVLLLLVLTLTVGSIGYRTYTRTVQAVGQRQQRVIYNAATPAIDRAKSKLEYLFDSQKDTRFPGGVPSEGQLLGMLYNDGRTVQPGNVVVPTYQPDGYDPYTFPDEQRISANGDTTTDNAWRFRADTNGDGVQDATVVYSILFSTPPTLAEIERASDADVQARANSLMVRHGPLSNAGQANAACQLQNTQAAPPVEQGWFRDNANTSLLRKNFQVNAYVLPDNPNGTASTLEFHQDRQVIRGNKWGAWFRNDLEVFPGPVFNWNGAMHTEGNLIAAAGSGFTGYMISSPSSCLYTKDASEITVTRIGADPANEIPAFEGQFLSGRTNNNQFSNDSVSFHLYDGQGRRPIRTGAPVEFRSTSDSVVNGGGGPADYALDPVRLQTEDISAARNVANPAANREPAWDGRDFVKKERLVNRQQPAPYVDDSFRADNRYGPKPRYKGDPIPGRIGEEIAGDQELIGNDPQAGQDDTSIGLDGYWERRARREGMRVIVGQRLELGDPMGWGGLRQSNSLIREPLRPWERCTPNNSGKCNEARQRQTLWDNLAAVQAAAIYHSAAGPANRDFPIACLAMTTHPGTSTTLAKSATFENLLYMGQTPNAYQLPGYSGVPIQTDFFRGRGTNGWEFAPPDEAAFRNAGSPLMLALRNLATFAGDPLGGAPSFTPVQDRNVHPYPSMSMWGDFSMLRRVLDLVSTNGYDSLSPADKTTLHTAGCMMGMLAFNIDYLENFDPLDPASNPNFPQTLLGYAVGDPLLPSDNPGDPDYWVGLRGKIRQIMRAQRVDTVDDPPQSFFTNTLADITGNGYIDPNQIQNPEVFVRFLEQWRDWMAQNNRPFNKIDQLNAQIYLAQLLITKEQVARDRRFGFFGSGNTANAASVAVGQAPLGRCLSYRGGVPLPAGGATPTRTVNAEPLQILCSGRPRYPILYSLFPAKDDLIPFATSNPVTDFTPDYSGFESHGEEVEVSRDSEDSTDPYITLTNTGRIYQVIDPELVRVLPRQRASWVLTNEVVGSTFDTPSNNRDTLIKICSTPCLRNTSGSALAARPTPYQGTSAIFARVPFKDSALFNGREMMSVRTLDMNLDLMRRATYNGDFLLPRSGIIYAFREDAVSEMEIVRPTGGSWASCRNNTTLQTDASCRMNTGSVSSSRSAYRSTDPPISTDNAISPKPVDYYADPDRRPHGFRLRRGERLGRTGDAGRGLSLVSDNPVYIQGNFNLHQNGAGARLEEFTQPLADDFTNFYDRTTLDGSFSRPATDEWRPTEILADAITIISDNFCDGSIEDTFDRNAMTNNNVGATKMAEYGCTSSHTLTSYLNQNRPLSLPPQNTIGTTWLRANAADSMSLDALTANPRIRIEEGTSPYVLTRDNNPMVMTTPNTAVDYAQGYAAMTSGKPLMPGVANTRVNAIIISGLTPSRPNQSYGGLHNFPRFIENWGNQALYIGGSFLQLNFSNHATAPFDQDSFEVGAPAQSAEVIPYYSPPLRRWGYDVGLQYAPAGPIAQRFVTSKSVRDEFYTEPPANDPYIRNLCLAAGGNCPP; encoded by the coding sequence ATGTCAACCCGCAAGCTAACTAGAGCCGTCCAAGAGCTGATTCAGCAAATCAATACAAGCACCAAATCTCTCAGCAAAGGGGTTGTCCTTTGGCTGTTGCGTAGCCTTCTGGTAATCGGTAGGCAACCCCTCCTTACCAAATCGGGCTTCGTCCTCCCAACGACAGTTCTGTTGCTGTTAGTCCTTACCCTCACCGTAGGCTCTATTGGCTATCGCACCTACACTCGTACCGTACAGGCAGTCGGTCAGCGGCAACAGCGGGTGATCTACAACGCAGCGACGCCCGCAATCGACCGGGCTAAGTCAAAGTTAGAGTATCTGTTTGACAGCCAGAAGGATACTCGCTTTCCGGGTGGGGTTCCGAGTGAAGGTCAGCTCTTGGGAATGTTGTACAACGACGGTCGTACAGTTCAACCGGGTAACGTAGTTGTACCAACGTATCAGCCGGATGGATACGACCCCTATACCTTCCCTGACGAACAGCGTATCAGTGCCAATGGAGATACAACAACTGATAATGCTTGGCGTTTTCGGGCAGATACCAATGGTGATGGGGTTCAAGATGCCACAGTAGTCTACTCCATCCTGTTTAGCACGCCGCCAACCTTGGCAGAGATTGAAAGAGCCAGCGATGCTGATGTTCAAGCTCGTGCCAATAGCTTGATGGTGCGCCACGGGCCGTTGAGTAACGCGGGTCAGGCAAACGCAGCCTGTCAACTTCAAAATACTCAAGCTGCGCCTCCCGTTGAGCAGGGTTGGTTCCGCGATAATGCGAACACCTCACTTCTGCGGAAAAATTTTCAGGTTAACGCCTACGTGTTGCCCGACAACCCCAATGGCACTGCATCGACGTTGGAGTTTCACCAGGATCGTCAGGTCATTCGAGGAAACAAATGGGGAGCCTGGTTCCGCAATGACCTGGAAGTTTTTCCCGGTCCAGTTTTTAACTGGAACGGTGCAATGCATACAGAAGGTAACTTGATCGCGGCTGCGGGTAGTGGATTCACCGGCTACATGATCAGTTCACCTTCGTCCTGTCTTTACACAAAAGATGCTTCGGAAATTACCGTAACAAGAATCGGTGCTGACCCTGCCAATGAGATCCCTGCGTTTGAGGGGCAGTTCCTCAGTGGTAGAACGAATAACAACCAGTTCTCTAACGATTCAGTGAGTTTCCATCTGTATGATGGTCAGGGACGCCGCCCAATTCGGACAGGTGCTCCCGTTGAGTTCCGCTCTACGAGTGACTCGGTTGTTAACGGTGGGGGTGGTCCAGCAGACTATGCGTTAGACCCAGTGCGGTTGCAAACCGAGGATATTTCTGCGGCAAGAAATGTGGCTAACCCTGCTGCCAATCGAGAACCTGCCTGGGATGGTCGCGATTTTGTTAAGAAGGAACGGTTGGTTAACCGCCAACAACCTGCTCCCTACGTGGACGACTCGTTCCGGGCTGATAACCGCTACGGTCCTAAACCTCGCTATAAGGGTGACCCGATTCCCGGTCGGATCGGGGAAGAAATTGCTGGAGATCAAGAATTAATCGGTAACGACCCGCAAGCAGGGCAGGATGATACCAGTATTGGTTTAGACGGATATTGGGAACGTCGTGCTCGTCGTGAGGGGATGCGAGTAATCGTCGGACAGCGTCTGGAACTAGGTGATCCCATGGGTTGGGGTGGCTTGCGTCAGAGTAACTCGCTCATCAGAGAACCATTACGTCCCTGGGAGCGATGTACTCCGAACAATAGCGGTAAATGCAACGAAGCCCGTCAACGTCAGACCTTGTGGGATAACCTGGCTGCTGTGCAGGCTGCTGCTATTTATCATTCCGCAGCAGGACCTGCCAACCGTGACTTCCCCATTGCTTGTTTAGCAATGACCACGCATCCAGGTACCTCGACCACACTGGCAAAGAGTGCGACGTTTGAAAACCTGCTGTACATGGGACAAACGCCTAATGCTTACCAACTCCCTGGTTATAGCGGTGTACCCATTCAAACAGACTTCTTTAGAGGTCGTGGCACGAACGGTTGGGAGTTTGCTCCACCGGATGAAGCTGCATTTCGTAATGCAGGAAGCCCACTCATGTTAGCGTTGCGCAACTTAGCAACGTTTGCAGGTGATCCGTTGGGTGGTGCGCCATCCTTTACTCCAGTGCAAGATCGGAACGTCCATCCTTACCCATCCATGTCGATGTGGGGCGACTTCTCGATGTTGCGGCGGGTGTTAGACCTGGTGTCAACTAATGGATATGACAGCCTCAGCCCTGCGGATAAAACAACGTTGCACACGGCGGGTTGCATGATGGGGATGTTGGCGTTCAACATTGATTATCTAGAAAACTTTGATCCGCTCGATCCAGCCAGTAACCCTAATTTCCCACAAACCTTGTTGGGTTATGCGGTTGGTGATCCGCTTCTACCCAGTGATAACCCAGGCGATCCTGATTATTGGGTTGGTTTGCGTGGGAAGATTCGGCAAATCATGCGTGCTCAGCGGGTAGACACGGTAGATGACCCGCCTCAAAGCTTCTTTACCAACACCCTGGCTGATATCACGGGTAATGGTTACATCGATCCAAACCAGATTCAAAATCCAGAGGTCTTTGTCCGCTTCCTGGAGCAATGGCGAGACTGGATGGCGCAAAACAACCGCCCCTTCAACAAGATCGACCAGTTGAATGCTCAGATTTATCTGGCACAGCTGTTGATCACGAAGGAACAGGTCGCTCGCGATCGCCGCTTTGGGTTCTTTGGTTCCGGTAATACAGCAAACGCCGCCAGTGTTGCGGTGGGTCAGGCTCCTTTAGGGCGGTGCTTGTCCTATCGAGGTGGGGTGCCATTGCCGGCTGGAGGTGCAACACCAACCCGTACGGTGAACGCAGAACCATTGCAAATCCTGTGTTCCGGTCGTCCACGTTATCCCATCCTCTATTCCTTGTTCCCAGCGAAGGATGACCTGATTCCCTTTGCGACGAGCAATCCTGTAACTGATTTCACGCCAGATTATTCAGGGTTTGAGTCACACGGGGAAGAGGTTGAGGTTAGCCGTGACTCTGAAGATAGTACGGATCCATACATCACCCTGACTAACACTGGAAGAATCTATCAAGTGATTGATCCAGAGTTAGTGAGAGTGTTGCCTCGCCAGCGAGCATCCTGGGTGTTAACGAACGAAGTGGTTGGAAGTACGTTTGATACGCCCAGCAACAACCGCGACACACTAATCAAGATCTGTTCAACTCCCTGTCTTCGTAATACATCTGGATCGGCTCTGGCAGCTCGACCAACTCCTTATCAAGGAACAAGTGCCATTTTCGCGAGAGTTCCGTTTAAGGATTCTGCACTGTTCAACGGACGGGAAATGATGAGCGTTAGAACGCTTGACATGAACCTGGATTTGATGCGCCGTGCGACTTACAATGGCGACTTCCTGTTGCCTCGTTCTGGCATTATCTATGCCTTCCGTGAGGATGCGGTGTCAGAAATGGAGATTGTCAGACCGACGGGTGGGTCCTGGGCATCTTGTCGGAACAACACAACGCTGCAAACTGATGCATCCTGTCGAATGAATACGGGGTCAGTATCGTCAAGTCGGTCTGCGTATAGATCCACAGATCCACCTATCAGCACTGACAATGCCATCAGCCCCAAACCGGTTGATTACTATGCCGATCCCGATCGTCGTCCGCATGGATTCCGTTTACGGCGTGGGGAGAGATTAGGGCGTACGGGTGATGCAGGTCGAGGTCTGTCGCTGGTTTCGGACAACCCAGTGTATATCCAGGGCAACTTCAACTTGCACCAAAATGGTGCTGGTGCTCGACTCGAGGAGTTTACTCAACCCCTTGCCGACGACTTCACCAACTTTTACGATCGCACCACATTAGATGGTTCTTTCTCCCGACCAGCAACCGATGAGTGGCGTCCAACAGAGATCTTGGCAGACGCGATTACGATCATCTCAGACAACTTCTGTGATGGCAGTATCGAAGACACCTTTGATCGCAACGCCATGACCAATAACAACGTTGGTGCCACCAAGATGGCGGAATATGGTTGTACCTCCAGCCATACTCTCACGTCTTATCTCAACCAAAACCGCCCTCTGTCGTTGCCTCCTCAGAACACCATTGGAACGACCTGGCTGCGAGCAAACGCCGCTGATAGTATGAGCCTGGATGCGTTGACGGCTAACCCTCGTATCCGGATTGAAGAGGGAACCTCTCCCTATGTCCTCACTCGCGATAACAACCCGATGGTGATGACAACTCCAAACACAGCGGTTGATTATGCTCAGGGCTATGCTGCTATGACAAGTGGTAAACCGCTAATGCCAGGGGTGGCGAATACTCGTGTGAACGCCATTATTATCAGTGGTCTAACCCCCTCTCGCCCCAACCAATCCTATGGTGGATTGCACAACTTCCCTCGATTTATCGAGAACTGGGGAAATCAGGCCCTTTACATTGGTGGATCATTCTTACAGCTCAACTTCAGCAACCACGCAACGGCACCCTTTGACCAGGACTCCTTTGAAGTCGGTGCTCCTGCTCAGTCGGCTGAGGTTATCCCCTACTACTCACCGCCTCTCCGTCGTTGGGGTTATGATGTCGGCTTGCAGTACGCTCCTGCTGGTCCGATCGCCCAACGGTTTGTGACCTCGAAGTCCGTTCGGGATGAGTTCTATACAGAGCCTCCGGCTAATGATCCGTACATTCGCAACCTCTGTCTCGCGGCAGGTGGCAACTGTCCTCCCTAA
- the rpmB gene encoding 50S ribosomal protein L28: MSRKCQLTGKQANNAYAVSHSHRRNKKLQEANLQEKRVWWAQGKRWVKLRLSTKAIKTLEHKGLAAMAKEAGIDLSKF, from the coding sequence ATGAGTCGTAAGTGTCAGTTAACAGGCAAGCAGGCAAACAATGCCTATGCCGTCTCCCACTCTCACCGTCGTAACAAGAAGCTTCAGGAAGCCAATCTGCAAGAAAAGCGAGTTTGGTGGGCACAAGGTAAGCGTTGGGTCAAGCTACGGTTATCTACAAAAGCAATTAAGACCCTGGAACATAAAGGTCTTGCAGCTATGGCAAAAGAAGCTGGCATTGATCTGAGCAAGTTCTAG